A DNA window from Zingiber officinale cultivar Zhangliang chromosome 3A, Zo_v1.1, whole genome shotgun sequence contains the following coding sequences:
- the LOC122051433 gene encoding two-component response regulator-like APRR3 isoform X1 — MDVDAKRTEDGRRPEDLYGAADDDAGGRRGSAAAGPGSERQVIRWEKFLPRRSLRVLLVEQDDSTRHIVSALLRKCSYHVAAAADGLKAWEVLREKRYHFDLVLTEVEMPSLSGIGLLSRIVAAEECRNIPVIMMSAQDSIGVVLKCMLKGAVDFLVKPVRKNELRNLWQHVWRRHCLINSTNVSDNNAAASNHLSTNIVAGCKTGENCDDDDVQSSGSNPDVQSKSVKKQMETPPDMVRNISKESNPKKIMENKLSNNDKIYEPTIKLSHSSLEVSLTGAREENNILFNKPIYREEVACVRFQEGKDADSKPNCQPNGMHESSYNVKEFIEPIASSSWKYAALKRVSFTDAPGEASSSSHGRSISELDSSKLLDLTLRRLPQNGYVNPEFRKNHVLNHSNASAFSKYGNKKQFSQEPVSSSLCIKAMEPVDKTQLNGIKPSHFNDKTLSLYSREMQSFDQDKAIEASFHFQLSSSCNNENDGIILSNPIQDGSSASHPNDVADSACHPVQFGLMSMPIPVEAIPYQRFSAGYGTILQPLFYPGTSFHPKTSTSLEKITVQVCADGNSHHDNHLADHSQHLEYLSHEENYKLHNWRRAQVEAELRDSRDPPLEQVGQSVFSNQDIYKDCGVSGCSKTTEAAVHAATARECVNESGVRNYIEKGLDGDLSQREAALIKFRLKRKDRCFEKKVRYHSRKKLAEQRPRVKGQFVRQKFIDLTTTTEADD, encoded by the exons ATGGACGTCGACGCGAAGAGAACCGAGGATGGGAGACGGCCGGAGGATTTATATGGTGCTGCCGATGACGACGCCGGAGGCAGGAGGGGGAGCGCCGCCGCAGGTCCCGGCTCGGAGCGGCAGGTGATCCGGTGGGAGAAGTTTCTCCCCCGACGATCCCtccgcgtcctcctcgtcgagcAGGACGATTCCACGCGGCACATCGTCTCCGCCCTCCTCCGAAAATGCAGCTACCATG TCGCGGCGGCGGCCGATGGACTCAAGGCTTGGGAGGTGTTGAGGGAGAAGCGCTACCACTTCGACCTTGTGCTCACCGAGGTGGAGATGCCTTCGCTTTCTGGGATCGGGCTCCTCTCGAGAATCGTGGCTGCTGAGGAGTGTAGAAACATTCCGGTTATAA TGATGTCTGCTCAAGATTCCATTGGTGTAGTCCTGAAGTGCATGCTAAAAGGTGCTGTGGATTTTTTGGTGAAACCCGTACGAAAGAATGAGTTACGAAACTTATGGCAGCATGTTTGGAGGAGGCATTGT TTGATTAATTCTACAAATGTCTCTGACAATAATGCTGCTGCTAGCAATCATTTGAGTACCAATATTGTTGCTGGATGCAAGACTGGGGAAAActgtgatgatgatgatgttcag AGTTCTGGCAGTAACCCAGATGTTCAAAGCAAAAGTGTGAAAAAACAGATGGAAACACCTCCAGATATGGTGAGAAACATTTCCAAAGAATCTAATCCAAAGAAAATTATGGAAAACAAGTTGAGCAATAATG ATAAAATTTATGAGCCCACAATCAAACTAAGTCATTCAAGTCTAGAGGTCTCATTAACTGGGGCCAGAGAGGAAAATAATATTCTGTTCAATAAACCAATATATAGGGAGGAAGTGGCATGTGTGAGGTTTCAAGAGGGTAAGGATGCTGATTCAAAACCAAATTGTCAACCTAATGGAATGCATGAATCTTCCTACAATGTGAAAGAGTTTATTGAGCCAATAGCCAGCAGCAGCTGGAAATATGCTGCTTTAAAAAGAGTTTCTTTTACAGATGCACCAGGTGAAGCCTCATCATCTTCTCATGGTAGAAGTATTTCTGAGTTGGATTCCTCCAAGCTACTAGATCTTACTCTAAGAAGATTACCGCAGAATGGATATGTGAATCCAGAGTTCAGAAAAAATCACGTGTTGAACCATTCTAATGCCTCTGCCTTTTCAaa GTATGGCAACAAGAAGCAGTTTTCTCAAGAACCTGTTTCTTCATCTTTATGCATTAAAGCCATGGAACCTGTTGACAAAACCCAATTAAATGGCATTAAACCCAGCCATTTTAATGATAAAACTCTTTCCttatattctagagaaatgcaaTCATTCGACCAGGATAAAGCAATTGAAGCTTCCTTTCATTTCCAACTTTCCTCTAGTTGCAACAATGAGAATGATGGAATCATCTTATCTAATCCAATACAAGATGGTTCTTCTGCTTCTCATCCCAATGATGTAGCTGATTCTGCATGTCACCCCGTTCAATTTGGCTTGATGTCAATGCCAATTCCTGTTGAGGCAATTCCTTACCAACGCTTCTCCGCGGGATACGGTACTATATTGCAGCCATTATTCTATCCGGGGACATCTTttcatccaaaaacttcaactTCCCTAGAAAAAATAACAGTTCAGGTTTGTGCTGATGGAAATAGTCACCATGATAATCATCTTGCTGACCATAGTCAGCATCTTGAATATCTTAGCCATGAAGAAAATTATAAACTCCACAATTGGAGGAGGGCTCAAGTTGAAGCAGAGCTAAGGGATTCACGAGATCCTCCTTTGGAACAAGTTGGCCAAAGTGTCTTTTCTAACCAGGATATTTATAAAGATTGTGGAGTTTCTGGTTGTAGCAAAACAACAGAAGCTGCTGTACATGCAGCTACTGCTCGAGAGTGTGTGAATGAAAGTGGGGTTCGTAACTATATTGAAAAAGGTTTGGATGGTGATCTTTCTCAACGTGAAGCTGCGTTAATAAAGTTCCGCTTAAAAAGGAAAGACAGATGCTTTGAGAAAAAG GTTAGATACCACAGCAGGAAGAAACTTGCAGAACAGAGACCAAGAGTGAAAGGGCAATTTGTACGTCAAAAGTTTATAGATTTGACGACTACAACAGAAGCAGATGACTGA
- the LOC122051433 gene encoding two-component response regulator-like APRR9 isoform X2, which produces MDVDAKRTEDGRRPEDLYGAADDDAGGRRGSAAAGPGSERQVIRWEKFLPRRSLRVLLVEQDDSTRHIVSALLRKCSYHVAAAADGLKAWEVLREKRYHFDLVLTEVEMPSLSGIGLLSRIVAAEECRNIPVIMMSAQDSIGVVLKCMLKGAVDFLVKPVRKNELRNLWQHVWRRHCLINSTNVSDNNAAASNHLSTNIVAGCKTGENCDDDDVQSSGSNPDVQSKSVKKQMETPPDMVRNISKESNPKKIMENKLSNNDKIYEPTIKLSHSSLEVSLTGAREENNILFNKPIYREEVACVRFQEDAPGEASSSSHGRSISELDSSKLLDLTLRRLPQNGYVNPEFRKNHVLNHSNASAFSKYGNKKQFSQEPVSSSLCIKAMEPVDKTQLNGIKPSHFNDKTLSLYSREMQSFDQDKAIEASFHFQLSSSCNNENDGIILSNPIQDGSSASHPNDVADSACHPVQFGLMSMPIPVEAIPYQRFSAGYGTILQPLFYPGTSFHPKTSTSLEKITVQVCADGNSHHDNHLADHSQHLEYLSHEENYKLHNWRRAQVEAELRDSRDPPLEQVGQSVFSNQDIYKDCGVSGCSKTTEAAVHAATARECVNESGVRNYIEKGLDGDLSQREAALIKFRLKRKDRCFEKKVRYHSRKKLAEQRPRVKGQFVRQKFIDLTTTTEADD; this is translated from the exons ATGGACGTCGACGCGAAGAGAACCGAGGATGGGAGACGGCCGGAGGATTTATATGGTGCTGCCGATGACGACGCCGGAGGCAGGAGGGGGAGCGCCGCCGCAGGTCCCGGCTCGGAGCGGCAGGTGATCCGGTGGGAGAAGTTTCTCCCCCGACGATCCCtccgcgtcctcctcgtcgagcAGGACGATTCCACGCGGCACATCGTCTCCGCCCTCCTCCGAAAATGCAGCTACCATG TCGCGGCGGCGGCCGATGGACTCAAGGCTTGGGAGGTGTTGAGGGAGAAGCGCTACCACTTCGACCTTGTGCTCACCGAGGTGGAGATGCCTTCGCTTTCTGGGATCGGGCTCCTCTCGAGAATCGTGGCTGCTGAGGAGTGTAGAAACATTCCGGTTATAA TGATGTCTGCTCAAGATTCCATTGGTGTAGTCCTGAAGTGCATGCTAAAAGGTGCTGTGGATTTTTTGGTGAAACCCGTACGAAAGAATGAGTTACGAAACTTATGGCAGCATGTTTGGAGGAGGCATTGT TTGATTAATTCTACAAATGTCTCTGACAATAATGCTGCTGCTAGCAATCATTTGAGTACCAATATTGTTGCTGGATGCAAGACTGGGGAAAActgtgatgatgatgatgttcag AGTTCTGGCAGTAACCCAGATGTTCAAAGCAAAAGTGTGAAAAAACAGATGGAAACACCTCCAGATATGGTGAGAAACATTTCCAAAGAATCTAATCCAAAGAAAATTATGGAAAACAAGTTGAGCAATAATG ATAAAATTTATGAGCCCACAATCAAACTAAGTCATTCAAGTCTAGAGGTCTCATTAACTGGGGCCAGAGAGGAAAATAATATTCTGTTCAATAAACCAATATATAGGGAGGAAGTGGCATGTGTGAGGTTTCAAGAGG ATGCACCAGGTGAAGCCTCATCATCTTCTCATGGTAGAAGTATTTCTGAGTTGGATTCCTCCAAGCTACTAGATCTTACTCTAAGAAGATTACCGCAGAATGGATATGTGAATCCAGAGTTCAGAAAAAATCACGTGTTGAACCATTCTAATGCCTCTGCCTTTTCAaa GTATGGCAACAAGAAGCAGTTTTCTCAAGAACCTGTTTCTTCATCTTTATGCATTAAAGCCATGGAACCTGTTGACAAAACCCAATTAAATGGCATTAAACCCAGCCATTTTAATGATAAAACTCTTTCCttatattctagagaaatgcaaTCATTCGACCAGGATAAAGCAATTGAAGCTTCCTTTCATTTCCAACTTTCCTCTAGTTGCAACAATGAGAATGATGGAATCATCTTATCTAATCCAATACAAGATGGTTCTTCTGCTTCTCATCCCAATGATGTAGCTGATTCTGCATGTCACCCCGTTCAATTTGGCTTGATGTCAATGCCAATTCCTGTTGAGGCAATTCCTTACCAACGCTTCTCCGCGGGATACGGTACTATATTGCAGCCATTATTCTATCCGGGGACATCTTttcatccaaaaacttcaactTCCCTAGAAAAAATAACAGTTCAGGTTTGTGCTGATGGAAATAGTCACCATGATAATCATCTTGCTGACCATAGTCAGCATCTTGAATATCTTAGCCATGAAGAAAATTATAAACTCCACAATTGGAGGAGGGCTCAAGTTGAAGCAGAGCTAAGGGATTCACGAGATCCTCCTTTGGAACAAGTTGGCCAAAGTGTCTTTTCTAACCAGGATATTTATAAAGATTGTGGAGTTTCTGGTTGTAGCAAAACAACAGAAGCTGCTGTACATGCAGCTACTGCTCGAGAGTGTGTGAATGAAAGTGGGGTTCGTAACTATATTGAAAAAGGTTTGGATGGTGATCTTTCTCAACGTGAAGCTGCGTTAATAAAGTTCCGCTTAAAAAGGAAAGACAGATGCTTTGAGAAAAAG GTTAGATACCACAGCAGGAAGAAACTTGCAGAACAGAGACCAAGAGTGAAAGGGCAATTTGTACGTCAAAAGTTTATAGATTTGACGACTACAACAGAAGCAGATGACTGA